Proteins encoded in a region of the Mucilaginibacter sabulilitoris genome:
- a CDS encoding (2Fe-2S) ferredoxin domain-containing protein — protein MSKFTIPDKVLYVCTGSKCGKRGGKDMYKLAKSYAKHHHGSEEIEVIETECTDRCKYAPVCSIQPGNTWLKEYHAKDVLKLLDLI, from the coding sequence ATGAGTAAGTTTACCATACCCGATAAAGTACTTTATGTATGTACCGGGAGCAAATGCGGAAAAAGGGGAGGTAAGGATATGTATAAACTTGCAAAGTCATACGCCAAGCACCATCACGGATCGGAGGAGATTGAAGTTATTGAAACAGAATGCACCGACCGATGTAAATACGCGCCAGTGTGCAGCATTCAACCGGGTAACACCTGGCTAAAGGAGTATCACGCTAAAGATGTTTTGAAATTACTGGATTTGATATAA
- the parS gene encoding type II RES/Xre toxin-antitoxin system antitoxin, whose translation MSYKSKSNVKNELNEPMAAYVVQGSMPSFYNLLGSSKSAKLSTDFDIINLARKGFPKSVLLSLAKKISLNIQELAHILHISERTLQRYDDDAIIKTEYAEKAVELARLYTRGQEVFGSVDKFKIWIKTPSHVFKGEAPVTILDTSAGFDMIFKELGRIEHGIFA comes from the coding sequence ATGTCGTATAAATCAAAGTCAAATGTTAAAAATGAACTGAATGAGCCTATGGCGGCTTATGTGGTTCAAGGCTCTATGCCATCGTTTTATAATTTGCTGGGCAGTTCTAAATCGGCTAAGCTGTCTACCGATTTTGACATTATCAACCTGGCCCGTAAGGGGTTCCCTAAAAGTGTTTTGCTTTCTCTCGCCAAAAAAATATCACTTAACATTCAGGAGCTTGCCCATATATTGCATATTTCGGAGCGTACCCTGCAGCGTTACGATGATGATGCCATTATTAAAACCGAATACGCCGAAAAAGCTGTTGAGCTTGCGCGGCTTTATACTCGTGGGCAGGAGGTATTTGGCTCCGTTGATAAGTTTAAAATATGGATAAAAACACCCAGTCATGTTTTTAAAGGAGAGGCTCCGGTAACCATTCTTGATACTTCTGCCGGTTTCGATATGATATTTAAAGAACTGGGCCGCATTGAACACGGTATTTTTGCCTGA
- a CDS encoding glyoxalase superfamily protein: MKAIEIISIPVTDQAKAKAFYQQLGFEVVTEAPFGPDQYWIQMAFPGAAVSITLVTWFPEMTAGSLRGFVVKTDDLDADIRDLTAKGIKLGEVDHTPWGKFLSVKDPDGNTVSLHAD, encoded by the coding sequence ATGAAAGCAATTGAAATTATTTCCATCCCGGTTACCGACCAGGCAAAAGCAAAGGCATTTTACCAGCAGCTGGGCTTTGAGGTTGTTACCGAAGCTCCCTTCGGCCCTGATCAGTACTGGATCCAGATGGCCTTCCCGGGTGCTGCCGTTTCTATTACGCTGGTAACCTGGTTCCCGGAAATGACAGCGGGAAGCCTGCGCGGCTTTGTGGTTAAAACCGATGACCTTGATGCCGACATTCGCGACCTTACCGCCAAAGGAATTAAACTGGGCGAAGTTGACCACACGCCATGGGGTAAATTTCTTTCAGTAAAAGATCCGGATGGCAATACTGTAAGCCTGCATGCTGATTAA
- a CDS encoding thermonuclease family protein, whose protein sequence is MKKYSVLFLIVLFTLWGCNPRPDNLYKVVKIKDGDTLGLLTNDNQQVTGRLAEVDCPEKSQAFGQAAKKFTSDLCFGKDVKLVGDTKDRYGRTVAVVLLTDGTNVNYQLVKNGYALQYKAYSKSVELADLEQQARENKLGLWQDANPTRPGNFAEKRNLQVRNISLLKNITGSVNQSLSIPFKILTL, encoded by the coding sequence TTGAAAAAGTATTCTGTCTTATTCCTTATCGTTCTTTTTACTTTATGGGGCTGTAATCCCCGGCCCGATAATCTTTATAAAGTAGTAAAAATAAAAGACGGCGACACGTTAGGCTTGCTCACTAACGATAATCAACAGGTCACCGGGCGTCTTGCAGAGGTCGACTGTCCCGAAAAATCACAGGCTTTTGGGCAGGCGGCTAAAAAATTCACCTCCGACTTATGTTTTGGCAAGGATGTTAAACTGGTGGGCGATACCAAAGACCGCTATGGCCGCACCGTCGCTGTAGTACTTTTAACCGATGGCACCAATGTAAATTATCAGCTGGTAAAGAACGGTTATGCCTTGCAATATAAAGCTTATTCAAAAAGCGTTGAGTTAGCCGATTTAGAACAACAGGCCCGCGAAAACAAGCTGGGCCTCTGGCAGGATGCTAACCCCACCCGCCCTGGGAATTTCGCAGAGAAAAGAAACCTTCAAGTACGGAACATAAGCCTGCTAAAAAACATTACCGGAAGCGTAAACCAAAGCTTGAGTATACCTTTTAAAATACTAACTTTATAG
- a CDS encoding ferritin has translation MKDLLRIKSLISSDIETLLNQQVKKEAFSSSVYLSMASWCNRNGYDYSSEYFFKQAEEERHHQLKFYKYILDMGGNAISPEVTGIKQEYNSFREVFEEALDQEISVTNSIKNIYARCMKEQDFVSMEFLNWFLKEQREEEYKARRALELFEVIGEEGTGRWQIDKHVGDIKYDSEA, from the coding sequence ATGAAAGACCTACTCCGCATAAAAAGCCTTATTTCAAGTGACATTGAAACGCTTTTAAATCAGCAAGTAAAGAAAGAGGCATTCTCTTCATCTGTATATTTATCAATGGCTTCATGGTGCAACCGTAACGGCTATGATTATTCGTCTGAATACTTTTTTAAACAGGCCGAAGAAGAAAGACACCACCAGCTAAAATTTTACAAATACATCCTGGATATGGGCGGCAATGCCATATCTCCAGAGGTAACAGGTATCAAACAGGAATATAACTCATTCCGCGAAGTGTTTGAAGAAGCGCTGGACCAGGAGATCAGCGTTACCAATTCTATCAAAAACATTTATGCCCGCTGCATGAAAGAGCAGGATTTTGTGAGTATGGAATTTTTAAACTGGTTCCTGAAAGAGCAACGTGAAGAAGAATACAAAGCCCGCCGCGCCCTTGAACTGTTTGAAGTTATCGGCGAAGAAGGTACCGGCAGATGGCAGATCGACAAACATGTTGGCGATATCAAATACGATAGCGAAGCGTAA
- a CDS encoding LuxE/PaaK family acyltransferase, translated as MSIPGKQQVFSINNTNDFNATALQIFRHQAQNCAVYRQFISGLKVDPGTVKTIEQIPFLPIEFFKAHKVLSTAGAAVELTFTSSGTTGITTSSHYVTDKTWYEDSFRHAFNLFYGDIKDYTVLALLPSYLEREGSSLIYMVNDLIKQSKNPDSGFFLYNHDDLYQQLKKQQHAQKPTLLIGVTFGLLDFIENYRINFPELIVMETGGMKGRRKEMIREELHQILCDGFGVSAIHSEYGMTELLSQAYSLGDGIFVCPPWMKIIIRDTNDPISTLPNGKTGGINVIDLANINSCSFIATQDMGKTFTNGSFEVLGRFDQSDIRGCNLLIA; from the coding sequence ATGAGCATACCGGGTAAACAACAGGTTTTTTCTATCAATAACACGAACGACTTTAACGCAACCGCCCTGCAAATATTCAGGCATCAGGCTCAAAACTGTGCTGTTTACAGGCAATTTATTTCGGGGTTAAAGGTTGATCCCGGTACGGTCAAAACCATCGAACAAATACCTTTTTTGCCCATTGAGTTTTTTAAAGCGCATAAGGTATTGAGCACCGCCGGGGCAGCAGTTGAGCTAACTTTTACCAGTTCGGGCACTACAGGTATAACAACCAGCAGCCATTATGTAACCGATAAAACCTGGTATGAAGATAGCTTTCGCCATGCTTTCAATTTATTTTACGGCGATATAAAGGATTATACCGTGCTGGCTCTCCTTCCCTCTTACCTGGAGCGTGAAGGCTCGTCATTGATATATATGGTTAATGACCTCATAAAACAATCAAAAAACCCAGATAGCGGTTTCTTTTTATATAATCATGATGACCTTTATCAACAGCTTAAAAAACAACAGCATGCCCAAAAACCTACGCTTTTAATTGGGGTTACCTTCGGCTTGCTCGATTTTATTGAAAACTACCGGATAAACTTCCCCGAACTGATTGTAATGGAAACCGGCGGTATGAAGGGCCGGCGTAAAGAAATGATCAGGGAGGAACTGCATCAAATTTTATGTGATGGCTTTGGTGTTAGCGCCATACACTCCGAGTATGGGATGACCGAACTGTTATCCCAGGCTTATTCATTGGGCGATGGTATTTTTGTTTGCCCTCCGTGGATGAAAATTATCATCCGCGATACTAACGACCCTATCAGTACGTTACCAAATGGCAAAACAGGCGGTATTAATGTGATCGATCTGGCCAACATTAACTCCTGCTCGTTTATTGCCACACAGGACATGGGGAAAACTTTTACTAATGGCTCCTTTGAGGTATTAGGCCGGTTTGACCAGTCGGACATCAGGGGGTGTAATTTGCTGATTGCTTAA
- a CDS encoding lipid-binding SYLF domain-containing protein: protein MKTLKFLKFPLILSLFFVLISAKAGDKETERVHNAANVLKEFAKMKETIPHQLMEQSEGIVIIPKLINAGLGIGGKRGRGVAMVKLPGGKWSDPVFVTLTGGSFGLQIGVQSVDLILVFHHKGVLTKVENGDFTIGGDISAAAGPVGRSSTASTDYKLQAEVYSYSRSRGLFAGITINGSNLAIDKTANANFYGNSSSSQDIFASSKNDTDGVKVLKESLTAF from the coding sequence ATGAAAACATTAAAATTTTTGAAGTTCCCGCTTATCTTAAGCCTTTTCTTTGTGCTGATATCGGCCAAAGCAGGTGATAAGGAAACGGAGCGCGTACATAATGCCGCAAACGTATTAAAAGAGTTCGCCAAAATGAAAGAGACCATTCCGCATCAGTTAATGGAGCAGTCTGAAGGAATTGTGATCATCCCAAAACTGATCAACGCTGGTCTTGGTATCGGTGGCAAACGCGGCAGAGGCGTTGCCATGGTTAAACTGCCCGGCGGAAAATGGAGCGACCCCGTTTTTGTAACCTTAACAGGCGGTAGCTTTGGTTTGCAGATAGGCGTTCAATCAGTCGACCTGATTTTGGTATTCCATCATAAAGGTGTGTTAACTAAGGTGGAGAACGGCGATTTTACCATCGGTGGCGATATATCAGCAGCGGCAGGTCCGGTTGGGCGTAGCTCAACGGCAAGCACCGACTATAAATTGCAGGCCGAGGTTTATTCCTATTCACGCAGCCGCGGTTTGTTTGCTGGTATAACCATTAATGGTTCAAATTTAGCTATCGACAAAACAGCTAATGCGAATTTCTACGGTAACTCGTCCTCATCACAGGATATTTTTGCCTCATCAAAAAATGATACTGACGGCGTTAAGGTGCTGAAAGAATCTTTGACTGCTTTTTAA
- a CDS encoding penicillin acylase family protein produces the protein MKFIKAFSAIAFTLILIWALQRKFGPVPPIGNFLSPADGFWQNAESKNLLPTTHLMLPGLTGKVTVKYDENRIPHIFAENEHDLYYAQGYITATDRLWQMDIQTRQAAGRLAEVLGPQLVEVDRYHRRMGMVFGAEKTLKAMMQEPAVRQMILAYTDGINAYIHRLHPRQYPIEFKMLDYAPEDWQPINCAFLLKLMSETLAGGSNEFAMSNILKHFGPATTNDLFPDYPMHEDPIIPVGTKWDFKPLAIPQQSASFLAQMNDSAKRVVKAEGIGSNNWAVSGSKTANGYPILANDPHLNLTFPSIWYQVQLTAPSVNVYGVSLPGSPCVILGFNNNISWGITNVDADVLDWYQIKFKDSKKEEYWYNNQWNKTNRRVEVINIRGQAPLYDTVIYTHHGPVVYESKAKKGDGPDFVPVGDALRWIAHDESDELMTMYILNKGKNYDDYRKALTYFNAPASNFVFASKNNDIAITPNGKYPLKYKDQGKFILDGTDPADDWHGWIPFDQNPTVKNPPRGFVSSANQSSTDPSYPYYINWSFAPYERGKRINDRLTVMQHATIDSMRILQTDTYSIRAQDILPTMLKYVDVSKLDKTQLTALNMLKTWDKDFTIQSTGSTILNTWWQKMYSMIWSDEFADKSLQENYPSVDRTEQLLLKEPDSKWFDNIKTPAKETCADIINQSYKAAITELVKQFGKPGKSWDWGNVKKMEIMHLTRQEAFSSGNFPTGGTGSTVNALNNGHGPSWRMVVQMGPKVKGYGILPGGESGNPGSFFYSDMLKAWQKGQLKELLFLQSDDEMSDRIKSTLNIGSK, from the coding sequence ATGAAGTTTATCAAAGCCTTTTCAGCCATAGCCTTTACACTGATATTGATTTGGGCGTTGCAAAGAAAATTTGGCCCTGTACCACCGATTGGCAATTTTTTAAGTCCGGCGGATGGTTTTTGGCAAAATGCAGAAAGCAAGAACCTTTTACCAACAACGCATTTAATGCTCCCCGGTCTTACCGGCAAGGTCACGGTTAAATACGACGAAAATCGCATCCCCCATATTTTTGCCGAAAACGAGCACGACCTGTATTATGCACAGGGCTATATAACCGCTACAGACCGCCTCTGGCAAATGGATATTCAAACCCGGCAGGCAGCGGGCAGGCTGGCCGAAGTACTTGGCCCGCAACTGGTGGAGGTTGATCGCTACCACCGCCGTATGGGCATGGTTTTTGGCGCCGAAAAAACCTTAAAGGCCATGATGCAGGAACCTGCCGTACGCCAGATGATACTGGCCTATACCGATGGCATTAACGCGTATATTCATCGGTTGCACCCAAGGCAATACCCTATTGAGTTTAAAATGCTTGATTATGCTCCGGAAGACTGGCAGCCTATCAACTGCGCATTTTTGCTCAAGCTCATGAGCGAAACCCTGGCCGGCGGCTCCAACGAGTTTGCCATGAGTAATATTTTAAAACACTTTGGCCCTGCTACCACTAATGATCTGTTCCCGGATTACCCCATGCATGAAGACCCCATTATTCCTGTAGGTACCAAATGGGATTTTAAACCACTGGCTATTCCGCAACAATCAGCAAGCTTTTTGGCCCAGATGAATGACAGCGCTAAGCGTGTGGTAAAAGCCGAGGGTATTGGCAGCAATAACTGGGCGGTATCGGGCAGTAAAACAGCCAATGGTTATCCTATTTTAGCAAACGACCCGCATTTAAACCTCACCTTTCCATCTATATGGTACCAGGTGCAGCTTACTGCGCCATCGGTAAATGTTTATGGGGTATCGTTACCAGGTTCGCCCTGTGTAATATTGGGCTTCAATAACAACATTAGCTGGGGCATAACCAATGTTGATGCAGATGTACTTGACTGGTACCAGATAAAATTCAAAGACAGTAAAAAAGAAGAATACTGGTACAACAACCAGTGGAACAAAACCAACCGCAGGGTTGAGGTGATCAATATACGCGGGCAGGCACCTTTGTACGATACCGTCATTTATACCCACCATGGCCCGGTAGTTTATGAAAGCAAGGCAAAAAAAGGCGACGGGCCCGATTTTGTACCCGTAGGTGATGCCCTCAGATGGATAGCCCATGATGAGTCGGACGAGTTGATGACCATGTACATTTTAAACAAGGGCAAAAATTATGATGATTATCGTAAGGCGCTTACCTATTTTAATGCCCCGGCATCAAACTTTGTGTTTGCCAGCAAGAACAATGACATTGCCATCACCCCCAACGGAAAATATCCTTTAAAATATAAAGACCAGGGGAAATTTATACTGGATGGCACCGACCCTGCCGACGACTGGCATGGCTGGATCCCCTTTGATCAGAACCCTACGGTTAAAAATCCGCCCCGGGGCTTTGTAAGTTCGGCCAATCAATCATCAACTGATCCATCTTATCCGTATTACATCAACTGGTCATTTGCGCCTTATGAACGCGGCAAGCGCATTAACGACCGGCTTACAGTCATGCAACACGCCACTATAGATAGTATGCGTATTTTACAAACAGATACCTATAGCATCCGCGCGCAGGATATTTTACCAACCATGTTAAAATACGTTGATGTATCAAAGCTGGATAAAACACAGTTAACAGCTCTCAATATGTTAAAAACCTGGGACAAGGATTTTACCATACAATCAACCGGCTCAACCATATTAAATACCTGGTGGCAAAAAATGTACAGCATGATCTGGAGCGATGAATTCGCAGATAAAAGCCTGCAGGAAAACTACCCGTCTGTTGACCGTACCGAACAGCTATTGCTAAAAGAACCCGACTCCAAATGGTTTGACAATATAAAAACCCCTGCGAAGGAAACCTGCGCCGATATTATAAATCAATCATACAAAGCCGCCATTACCGAATTGGTTAAACAATTTGGCAAACCGGGCAAAAGCTGGGACTGGGGAAATGTTAAAAAAATGGAGATAATGCACCTTACCCGGCAGGAGGCATTCAGCTCGGGTAATTTCCCAACCGGTGGCACAGGCTCAACCGTTAATGCGCTGAATAACGGGCACGGTCCGTCATGGCGCATGGTGGTACAAATGGGCCCCAAAGTAAAAGGCTATGGCATTTTACCCGGTGGGGAGTCAGGTAACCCAGGCAGCTTTTTTTACAGCGATATGCTCAAAGCATGGCAAAAAGGCCAGCTGAAGGAACTGCTGTTCCTGCAATCGGACGATGAAATGTCCGACCGTATAAAAAGCACTTTAAACATAGGCAGTAAATAG
- a CDS encoding SRPBCC family protein, whose amino-acid sequence MKRDLVIKWYFPHSPDKVWECLTSPELVNQWLMKNDFKPVVGHKFQFHSKPLPKMGWDGIVYCEVLEVVPNQKLVYTWKGGPRPGVIGLDTLLTWTLEPDGEGTRMVLEHSGFKGFKNMIASMFMENGWKKGIARRMGKVLNEMP is encoded by the coding sequence ATGAAAAGAGATCTTGTTATTAAATGGTACTTCCCGCATTCGCCCGATAAGGTTTGGGAGTGCCTCACCTCGCCCGAGCTGGTAAACCAGTGGTTAATGAAAAATGATTTTAAGCCGGTAGTTGGCCACAAATTTCAGTTTCATAGCAAACCTCTGCCCAAAATGGGTTGGGATGGCATTGTTTATTGCGAAGTGCTTGAGGTGGTGCCTAATCAAAAACTGGTATATACCTGGAAAGGCGGTCCGCGCCCCGGTGTTATTGGTTTAGATACCCTGCTCACATGGACACTGGAACCTGACGGCGAAGGAACCCGGATGGTGCTGGAACATAGCGGCTTTAAAGGTTTCAAAAACATGATTGCCAGTATGTTTATGGAAAACGGATGGAAAAAAGGAATCGCCCGCCGGATGGGTAAAGTATTAAATGAAATGCCATGA
- a CDS encoding IS1182 family transposase, whose product MGGKVVFKAYDPDQLTFLPYKLEELVPAGHPVRIVKQVVDAVDVKPLNRKYQGGGASSFHPRLMLKLLVYGYLTNTYSSRKLEDQAAQNVHFMWLLGMKKPDHNTINRFRSEKLSGVLKQIFSQIVLLLQQEGIVSLKEAVFTDGTKIESVANKYTFVWGKSIKNSKEKMKAQLDELWGYAQSIAAEELKDTAPLEYSEINPEKVKETISKINAALEDKEDVAGKVKQKLNYAKKHWRENLAKYDEQEKLLAGRNSMSKTDPDATFMRMKEDHMLNGQLKPAYNLQISTQEQFILNYTLHQTPTDYQTLPSPIEQYESLYKELPKAIVADAGYGSDENYGVLQQKGIEAYIKYNTFDKEQKEGIKAFSNDSLHYNEAENYLTCPIGQRMAYIGDGQRITSSGFLQLISRYQAQNCEGCPMRGVCHQNPGNRIVEINHSLRKHKQAATERLNTEQGIKYRKRRPADVEPVFAQLKHNHGFRRFLLKGMSKTEVEIGLLSIAHNLRKWKA is encoded by the coding sequence ATGGGAGGCAAGGTAGTCTTTAAGGCATATGATCCGGACCAGTTAACGTTTTTACCGTATAAACTGGAAGAATTGGTACCGGCAGGTCATCCGGTACGGATAGTTAAACAGGTGGTTGACGCGGTCGATGTCAAGCCACTCAACCGGAAGTACCAAGGCGGCGGCGCGTCGAGTTTTCATCCCCGGCTGATGCTGAAACTGCTGGTTTATGGTTATCTGACCAATACGTATTCCTCACGTAAACTGGAAGACCAGGCGGCACAGAACGTTCACTTCATGTGGTTATTGGGCATGAAAAAGCCCGACCACAATACCATCAACCGTTTTCGCAGTGAAAAGCTATCAGGTGTACTAAAGCAGATATTCTCACAGATCGTTCTTTTATTACAACAGGAAGGAATTGTATCATTGAAAGAGGCCGTTTTCACTGATGGCACCAAGATCGAATCGGTGGCGAACAAGTACACTTTTGTATGGGGTAAAAGCATAAAGAACAGTAAAGAGAAGATGAAAGCCCAGCTTGATGAGTTATGGGGCTATGCGCAAAGTATTGCTGCTGAAGAACTCAAAGACACCGCACCGCTGGAATACAGCGAGATCAACCCTGAGAAAGTGAAAGAAACGATCTCAAAGATCAACGCGGCATTGGAGGATAAGGAAGACGTGGCGGGGAAAGTAAAACAAAAGCTGAACTATGCAAAAAAGCATTGGCGGGAGAACCTGGCCAAATATGATGAACAGGAAAAGTTATTGGCTGGGCGTAACAGTATGTCAAAGACCGACCCGGATGCTACATTCATGCGGATGAAAGAAGATCATATGCTGAACGGTCAACTTAAACCTGCTTATAACCTGCAGATCTCCACTCAAGAGCAGTTCATTCTCAATTACACGCTGCACCAGACCCCGACCGATTACCAAACGTTGCCATCACCTATCGAACAGTACGAATCCCTTTATAAAGAACTGCCCAAAGCGATAGTTGCCGATGCAGGTTACGGCTCGGACGAGAACTATGGTGTGCTGCAGCAAAAAGGTATTGAAGCTTATATCAAATACAATACGTTCGACAAGGAACAAAAAGAAGGTATCAAAGCATTCAGTAACGATAGTCTGCATTATAACGAAGCGGAGAATTATCTAACCTGCCCGATAGGCCAGCGTATGGCGTACATCGGAGACGGGCAGCGGATAACTTCATCAGGTTTTTTGCAGCTGATCAGCCGCTATCAGGCGCAGAACTGTGAAGGCTGTCCGATGCGGGGCGTATGCCACCAAAACCCCGGCAACCGGATCGTCGAGATCAACCACAGTCTGAGAAAACATAAACAGGCAGCGACGGAAAGATTGAATACAGAACAGGGCATCAAATACCGAAAACGAAGACCCGCTGATGTGGAACCGGTGTTTGCCCAACTGAAGCATAACCATGGCTTCAGGCGATTCCTGTTGAAAGGAATGTCCAAAACAGAGGTAGAAATAGGGTTATTATCCATCGCTCATAACCTCAGAAAATGGAAAGCCTGA
- a CDS encoding PH domain-containing protein has protein sequence MIEKFLNEDQDPKAVEKVYSRLVDLLSSGEEIIYIAVQKKPLVNLFPDCIAITNKRVLFFTPANLGLSIKFVDFVWKDIVDVHTKEEIIGAVFSVKTTNGAEMAVDYLPKIQGRKLYQYAQERKEIEREARRQRELEQKRAESGSIQFDNPGAAHAATAQQAFVAQAPVATPQPAPAPVAPPAPTPVVQEVQKPDELTEKLKKLKTLFDNGLISQEEYNHKKLDLLSEL, from the coding sequence ATGATTGAGAAATTTTTAAATGAGGATCAGGATCCTAAAGCAGTTGAAAAAGTTTATTCGCGTTTGGTAGACCTGCTTTCGTCTGGTGAAGAGATCATCTATATAGCAGTTCAGAAAAAGCCGTTGGTAAACTTATTTCCCGACTGTATAGCCATTACCAACAAACGTGTATTGTTTTTTACTCCTGCCAACCTGGGGCTGTCTATCAAGTTTGTTGACTTTGTTTGGAAAGATATTGTTGACGTACATACCAAAGAAGAAATTATTGGCGCCGTATTTAGCGTAAAAACTACCAACGGAGCCGAAATGGCGGTTGATTACCTGCCCAAAATCCAGGGCCGTAAACTATACCAATACGCCCAGGAACGTAAGGAAATTGAACGCGAAGCACGCCGCCAGCGCGAACTGGAACAAAAACGTGCTGAATCAGGCTCTATTCAGTTTGATAACCCGGGCGCAGCCCATGCCGCAACAGCGCAGCAAGCATTTGTGGCTCAAGCTCCGGTAGCTACACCACAACCTGCACCTGCACCCGTTGCTCCGCCAGCTCCGACCCCGGTAGTGCAGGAGGTACAAAAGCCCGATGAGCTTACCGAAAAATTAAAAAAATTGAAAACGCTGTTTGATAACGGTCTGATATCGCAGGAAGAATATAACCATAAAAAGCTCGACCTGCTGAGCGAGCTTTAA
- a CDS encoding DUF6624 domain-containing protein: MKSILIKIAFLIALMSGYFIVAPLAQTGKKNTALINQIDTMFKYDQFWRKEYLKVQRKEKSVYSDETIQRKWSETDRANEIKAKKIIRKFGYPGYNLIGETSNDFWAIIQHCDDDVPFQEHVLSLMKKEIDKSNASKRNYAYLADRILINKNQKQIYGTQLSRNDKTGKFLPFPLKYPQSVDKLRKQMDLEPLADYVKNFE; this comes from the coding sequence ATGAAATCAATACTTATAAAAATCGCTTTTCTTATTGCACTTATGTCGGGTTATTTTATTGTTGCGCCGCTTGCCCAGACTGGAAAAAAGAATACCGCATTGATTAACCAAATTGATACCATGTTTAAGTATGATCAGTTTTGGCGTAAGGAGTATCTTAAGGTGCAACGGAAAGAAAAATCGGTATACAGCGACGAAACCATCCAGCGTAAATGGAGCGAAACAGACCGGGCCAATGAAATAAAAGCTAAAAAGATCATCAGGAAGTTTGGATACCCAGGATATAACCTGATTGGTGAAACAAGCAATGATTTTTGGGCGATAATACAACACTGTGACGACGATGTGCCTTTTCAGGAGCATGTGCTGTCTCTGATGAAGAAAGAAATAGATAAAAGTAATGCCAGTAAAAGGAATTACGCGTACCTGGCTGACAGAATTTTGATTAACAAAAATCAGAAGCAAATTTATGGCACCCAGCTATCAAGGAATGACAAGACCGGTAAGTTTTTACCCTTTCCATTAAAATACCCTCAATCGGTTGATAAATTGCGCAAACAAATGGATTTGGAGCCCTTGGCAGATTATGTGAAAAATTTTGAATGA
- a CDS encoding ArsR/SmtB family transcription factor: protein MRTSTDPFQALADPGRRAILMLLSQDKQSINSIAGNFDISRPAVSKHVKVLYEAGLILIKDSGRERYCELNAAGFDEVKQWLGYFDKFWNNKLQNLENLLNQKHNTK, encoded by the coding sequence ATGAGAACAAGCACAGACCCCTTTCAGGCTCTTGCCGACCCGGGCAGGCGCGCCATATTAATGCTGCTTTCCCAGGATAAACAGTCTATCAACAGCATTGCGGGTAATTTTGATATTAGTCGCCCGGCAGTTTCCAAACATGTAAAAGTGCTGTATGAGGCCGGCCTCATCCTGATCAAAGACAGCGGCCGTGAACGGTATTGCGAACTGAACGCTGCCGGTTTTGATGAGGTAAAACAATGGCTGGGCTACTTTGATAAGTTCTGGAACAACAAACTGCAAAACCTCGAAAACCTATTAAATCAAAAACATAATACTAAATAA
- a CDS encoding RES family NAD+ phosphorylase, with amino-acid sequence MVLYRIAKCTYADDLTGTGARLYGGRWNSEGKSMLYLASSRSLAVLEVLVHLSPLIIPDNFCVAEIEAPDHSIIPIDIASLPGNWRDVSAPVILKEMGDEVLKSNKYLLMKVPSAVVPAEYNYLLNPLHPDAKDVRVIIKEPFGFDERLL; translated from the coding sequence ATGGTATTGTATCGTATTGCCAAATGCACTTATGCCGACGACTTAACCGGAACAGGTGCACGCTTATATGGTGGCCGCTGGAACAGCGAAGGCAAATCAATGCTTTACCTGGCATCATCCAGATCATTAGCTGTACTGGAGGTTCTTGTGCATTTGAGTCCTTTAATTATTCCCGATAATTTTTGCGTTGCTGAAATTGAGGCGCCCGATCATAGCATAATCCCGATAGATATAGCTTCGCTGCCCGGTAATTGGCGGGATGTATCCGCGCCTGTTATTCTGAAAGAAATGGGCGATGAGGTTTTAAAAAGTAATAAGTATTTGCTCATGAAAGTACCTTCGGCAGTAGTGCCGGCTGAGTACAATTATTTGCTTAACCCCCTGCATCCTGATGCGAAAGATGTACGTGTTATTATCAAAGAACCTTTTGGCTTTGATGAGAGGCTGCTATAA